The following coding sequences are from one Triticum aestivum cultivar Chinese Spring chromosome 5A, IWGSC CS RefSeq v2.1, whole genome shotgun sequence window:
- the LOC123102879 gene encoding cytochrome c oxidase subunit 2-like encodes MILCSLSCRFLTIALCDAAEPWQLGSQDAATPMMQGIIDLHHDIFFFLILILVFVSRMLVRALWHFNEQTNTIPQRIVHGTTIEIIRTIFPSVILLFIAIPSFALLYSMDGVLVDPAITIKAIGHQWYRIKFGGRRASTQPYEYSDYNSSDEQSLTFDSYTIPEDDPELGQSRLLEVDNRVVVPAKTHLRMIVTPADVPHSWVVPSSGVKCDAVPGRSNLTSISVQREGVYYGQCSEIRGTNHAFTPIVVEAVTLKDYADWVSNQLILQTN; translated from the exons ATGATTCTTTGTTCATTATCATGTCGATTCCTCACAATCGCTCTTTGTGATGCTGCGGAACCATGGCAATTAGGATCTCAAGACGCAGCAACACCTATGATGCAAGGAATCATTGACTTACATCACGATATCTTTTTCTTCCTCATTCTTATTTTGGTTTTCGTATCACGGATGTTGGTTCGCGCTTTATGGCATTTCAACGAGCAAACTAATACAATCCCACAAAGGATTGTTCATGGAACTACTATCGAAATTATTCGGACCATATTTCCAAGTGTCATTCTTTTGTTCATTGCTATACCATCGTTTGCTCTGTTATACTCAATGGACGGGGTATTAGTAGATCCAGCCATTACTATCAAAGCTATTGGACATCAATGGTATCGGA TCAAGTTTGGGGGGAGGCGGGCGTCGACCCAACCTTATGAGTATTCGGACTATAACAGTTCCGATGAACAGTCACTCACTTTTGACAGTTATACGATTCCAGAAGATGATCCAGAATTGGGTCAATCACGTTTATTAGAAGTTGACAATAGAGTGGTTGTACCAGCCAAAACTCATCTACGTATGATTGTAACACCCGCTGATGTACCTCATAGTTGGGTTGTACCTTCCTCAGGTGTCAAATGTGATGCTGTACCTGGTCGTTCAAATCTTACCTCCATCTCGGTACAACGAGAAGGAGTTTACTATGGTCAGTGCAGTGAGATTCGTGGAACTAATCATGCCTTTACGCCTATCGTCGTAGAAGCAGTGACTTTGAAAGATTATGCGGATTGGGTATCCAATCAATTAATCCTCCAAACCAACTAA